The Allocatelliglobosispora scoriae genome contains a region encoding:
- a CDS encoding PP2C family protein-serine/threonine phosphatase has protein sequence MPGADHTASEAAIEAVLAACPPATGADSPAYVDQVLMLLGEHLRADGCALLVDRNDGTGLAVEASWGQPLREGTAVRVALSIGAPWHAQLLVGTPDPQGSRLLTAVASRLLGLALDMQRLYESDQARQQSLTFLVEVSDLLTQSLDLALTTALIPRLVVPRLGSWAALYLGEPGGEHPLVAVSHVDENATTDMFDRRHELGRSLATARLAAVFDAPPGSPLPAPLSGFAVPLLANGQRIGALVIGREHRPPLEDMILAEELARRASAAITNARLHEERRRIAHTLQQSLLPKTLPWIPRVDVGACYLPSGVGTEVGGDLYDVMAMPDGRWLAYVGDVSGKGIQAAAMTGFVRDVIRILVADGKPVPTILSILNTTLFERAERYITLALTTIDAPDLRSGVAEVTVYLAGHDAPLLLHADAEVTSVGVGGTALGLVASTSATAVPVSLSPGDTLVFHTDGVTERRRGREFLGRDRVCATLSTLAGHPAEVIAERIASLAKNFSAEPVRDDIAVLAVRNAAS, from the coding sequence GTGCCAGGAGCAGATCACACCGCCTCGGAAGCCGCGATCGAGGCAGTTCTGGCCGCCTGTCCCCCGGCCACCGGGGCCGACTCGCCCGCCTACGTCGATCAGGTGTTGATGCTGCTCGGCGAGCATCTGCGGGCCGACGGCTGCGCCCTGCTCGTCGACCGCAACGACGGCACCGGGCTCGCCGTCGAGGCGTCCTGGGGGCAGCCGCTGCGCGAAGGCACCGCGGTCCGGGTCGCCCTCTCCATCGGCGCGCCGTGGCACGCGCAGCTCCTCGTCGGCACGCCGGACCCGCAGGGTTCGCGGCTCCTCACGGCCGTCGCGAGCCGCCTGCTCGGCCTCGCCCTGGACATGCAGCGGTTGTACGAGTCGGATCAGGCCCGCCAGCAGTCGCTGACCTTCCTGGTCGAGGTGAGCGACCTGCTGACCCAGTCCCTCGACCTCGCCCTCACCACGGCGCTGATCCCCCGCCTCGTCGTACCCAGGCTGGGCAGCTGGGCAGCCCTCTACCTCGGTGAACCCGGTGGTGAGCACCCCCTAGTCGCGGTCTCGCACGTCGACGAGAACGCCACGACCGACATGTTCGACCGCCGGCACGAGCTCGGCCGGTCGCTCGCCACGGCGCGGCTCGCCGCCGTCTTCGACGCTCCGCCGGGCTCGCCGCTGCCCGCCCCGCTGAGCGGTTTCGCGGTGCCGCTGCTCGCCAACGGGCAGCGGATCGGCGCCCTGGTGATCGGCCGCGAGCACCGGCCGCCACTGGAGGACATGATCCTCGCCGAGGAGCTCGCCCGGCGGGCCAGCGCCGCCATCACCAACGCCCGGCTGCACGAGGAGCGGCGGCGGATCGCGCACACCCTCCAGCAGTCCCTGCTCCCCAAGACGCTGCCCTGGATCCCGCGGGTGGACGTGGGCGCCTGCTACCTGCCCAGCGGAGTGGGGACCGAGGTCGGCGGCGACCTCTACGACGTGATGGCGATGCCCGACGGGCGGTGGCTCGCCTATGTCGGCGACGTCTCGGGCAAGGGGATCCAGGCCGCGGCGATGACCGGATTCGTGCGGGACGTGATCCGCATCCTGGTCGCGGACGGCAAACCCGTCCCCACCATCCTCTCGATCCTCAACACCACCCTGTTCGAGCGGGCCGAGCGATACATCACCCTCGCGCTGACGACGATCGACGCACCCGACCTCCGCAGCGGGGTCGCCGAGGTCACCGTCTACCTCGCCGGGCACGACGCGCCGCTGCTCCTGCACGCCGACGCCGAGGTCACCTCGGTCGGCGTCGGCGGCACCGCGCTCGGCCTCGTCGCGAGCACCTCCGCCACGGCGGTGCCGGTCTCCCTCTCCCCCGGCGACACCCTCGTCTTCCACACCGACGGCGTGACCGAGCGCCGGCGGGGTCGGGAGTTCCTCGGCCGCGACCGGGTCTGCGCCACGCTGAGCACGCTCGCCGGGCACCCCGCCGAGGTCATCGCCGAGCGGATCGCCTCGCTCGCGAAGAACTTCTCCGCCGAACCCGTACGGGACGACATCGCGGTCCTCGCCGTCCGCAACGCCGCCTCGTAG
- a CDS encoding ATP-binding protein: MLSASTKLPISPASGAAARRFVMERLDEWGYQQSYDDILIVAAELVSNAVRHGVAPVLLRLATQDGCLHLEVADGSSEEPVRHERPGVDGGFGLMLIERLCTRWGVEHVGNGKYVWCDCPLSRSAEAAPDAEPA; encoded by the coding sequence ATGCTGAGCGCATCGACGAAGCTGCCCATCAGCCCGGCGAGCGGTGCGGCGGCCCGCCGGTTCGTCATGGAGCGCCTCGACGAGTGGGGTTACCAGCAGTCCTACGACGACATTCTCATCGTCGCCGCCGAACTGGTGAGCAACGCCGTCCGGCACGGCGTCGCCCCGGTGCTGCTGCGGCTCGCCACCCAGGACGGCTGCCTGCACCTCGAGGTCGCCGACGGCAGCTCCGAGGAGCCGGTCCGGCACGAACGCCCGGGGGTCGACGGCGGTTTCGGCCTGATGCTCATCGAGCGCCTCTGCACCAGGTGGGGTGTCGAGCACGTCGGCAACGGCAAGTACGTCTGGTGCGACTGCCCCCTCAGCCGCTCCGCCGAAGCCGCGCCGGACGCCGAGCCGGCCTGA
- a CDS encoding HAMP domain-containing protein: MTVENAVEGGTAVRSDDEAAWREVLAALHAVRQGDFQVRLPRAAGVQGEVADAFNDVTSLLSRRNRELLRISRVVGREGRVTERLDEEAFEAAWGEGIRAINNLIDDLGRPTTEFARVIVAVAEGDLSQHMALDIDGRPLRGEFQTIGRTVNKMMDQLSSFADEVTRVAREVGTEGKLGGQADVRGVSGTWRDLTDNVNFMASNLTNQVRSISQVTTAIAEGDLSQKINISAQGEVADLADTINSLTRTLRVFAEQVTRVAREVGTEGKLGGQADVPNVAGTWKDLTEAVNYMASNLTSQVRNISQVATAVAKGDLSQKITVAAQGEILELKDVVNTMVDQLSSFAGEVTRVAREVGSEGKLGGQAQVSGVSGTWRDLTENVNQLAGNLTAQVRNIAQVTTAVAQGDLSQKITVDARGEILELKSTVNTMVDQLSSFADEVTRVAREVGSEGKLGGQAQVSGVSGTWRDLTENVNQLAGNLTAQVRNIAQVTTAVAQGDLSQKITVDARGEILELKSTVNTMVDQLSSFADEVTRVAREVGTEGKLGGQAQVRGVAGTWRDLTDNVNFMASNLTSQVRNISQVATAVAKGDLSQKITVAAQGEILELKDVVNTMVDQLSSFADEVTRVAREVGTEGKLGGQAQVRGVAGTWRDLTDNVNFMASNLTSQVRNIAQVTTAVAQGDLSQKITVDAYGEILELKSTVNTMVDQLSSFADEVTRVAREVGTEGKLGGQAQVRGVSGTWRDLTENVNQLASTLTTQLRAIAEVSTAVTRGDLTQRIDVGALGEVAELKDNINQMIVTLGTTTRKNAEQGWLDSNIARTSGLLQGQRDLSEVCKMIISEVAPLIDAQVGAFFLHEEPVGATQIARVRRAASYGLTDHEGDVSFALGSGLVGQAGADLRNIRVAGSHTGLTVQSGTATMIANDLIILPVIFEGRLLGVIEFATVSGFSELHVDFLDRLVSTIGVALNTILANRRTEELLDQSQRLAHELREQSAELQRANNELEEKASLLSEQNRNVEIKNREIELARTGLEEKAQQLTAASRYKSEFLANMSHELRTPLNSLLLLARLLADNTEANLTAKQIEFARTIHNAGSDLMALIDDILDLSKIEAGRMDVELGEVSFQEISDYVERAFRPQAEEKNLLLHLSIADELPASMLTDAQRLQQILRNLMANAVKFTDVGSVSLDIRLAPPGTHFEDPALRQAGHVVMFSVHDSGIGISAGKLALIFDEFKQADGTTSRKYGGTGLGLSISRELARLLGGSITVASTPGEGSVFTLYLPGMLTNDPATAQSTPILAARPDNPAPVSPARQPIVGRVTAGLQSVNGARLDGAKVLIVDDDVRNVFALTSALELHGLRVLYADNGTDGVRLLAENPDIDIVLMDAMMPEQDGYETTRIIRRNPHLADLPVIFLTAKAMPGDRDTAVAAGASDYITKPVDLDELLRLMASWMSYRAPQVGQ, from the coding sequence ATGACCGTCGAGAACGCCGTCGAGGGCGGCACCGCCGTCCGGTCGGATGACGAGGCCGCCTGGCGTGAGGTGCTGGCCGCGCTGCACGCGGTCCGGCAGGGCGATTTCCAGGTACGCCTACCGCGCGCCGCGGGCGTGCAGGGGGAGGTGGCCGACGCCTTCAACGACGTCACGTCGCTGCTGAGCAGGCGCAACCGTGAGCTGCTGCGCATCTCGCGGGTCGTCGGACGGGAGGGCCGGGTCACCGAGCGGCTCGACGAGGAGGCCTTCGAGGCGGCGTGGGGTGAGGGCATCCGGGCCATCAACAACCTCATCGACGACCTCGGCCGGCCCACGACGGAGTTCGCCCGCGTGATCGTGGCGGTCGCCGAGGGCGACCTCTCCCAGCACATGGCGCTCGACATCGACGGCCGCCCGCTGCGGGGCGAGTTCCAGACGATCGGCCGCACGGTCAACAAGATGATGGACCAGCTCAGCAGCTTCGCCGACGAGGTGACCCGGGTGGCCCGCGAGGTCGGCACCGAGGGCAAGCTCGGCGGGCAGGCCGATGTCCGCGGCGTCTCCGGGACCTGGCGCGACCTCACCGACAACGTCAACTTCATGGCGTCGAACCTCACCAACCAGGTGCGGTCGATCTCACAGGTGACGACGGCGATCGCCGAGGGCGACCTCTCCCAGAAGATCAACATCTCGGCGCAGGGCGAGGTGGCCGATCTCGCCGACACGATCAACTCCCTGACCCGGACGCTGCGCGTCTTCGCCGAGCAGGTGACCCGGGTGGCCCGCGAGGTCGGCACCGAGGGCAAGCTCGGCGGGCAGGCCGACGTGCCCAACGTCGCCGGGACCTGGAAGGACCTCACCGAGGCCGTCAACTACATGGCGTCCAACCTCACCTCGCAGGTCCGCAACATCTCGCAGGTGGCGACGGCGGTGGCCAAGGGCGACCTGTCGCAGAAGATCACGGTGGCGGCGCAGGGTGAGATCCTGGAGCTCAAGGATGTCGTCAACACGATGGTCGACCAGCTGAGCAGCTTCGCCGGTGAGGTGACCCGGGTGGCCCGCGAGGTGGGTTCCGAGGGCAAGCTCGGTGGTCAGGCGCAGGTCTCGGGTGTGTCGGGGACGTGGCGGGATCTGACGGAGAATGTGAATCAGCTTGCCGGGAACTTGACGGCTCAGGTGCGTAACATCGCGCAGGTGACGACGGCGGTGGCGCAGGGCGACCTGTCGCAGAAGATCACCGTTGACGCGCGTGGTGAGATCCTGGAGCTGAAGTCCACTGTCAACACGATGGTCGACCAGCTGAGCAGCTTCGCCGACGAGGTGACCCGGGTGGCCCGCGAGGTCGGTTCTGAGGGGAAGCTGGGTGGTCAGGCGCAGGTCTCGGGTGTGTCGGGGACGTGGCGGGATCTGACGGAGAATGTGAATCAGCTCGCCGGGAACTTGACGGCTCAGGTGCGTAACATCGCGCAGGTGACGACGGCGGTGGCGCAGGGCGACCTGTCGCAGAAGATCACCGTTGACGCGCGTGGTGAGATCCTGGAGCTGAAGTCCACTGTCAACACGATGGTCGACCAGCTGAGCAGCTTCGCCGACGAGGTCACCCGGGTGGCCCGCGAGGTCGGCACCGAGGGCAAGCTCGGCGGTCAGGCGCAGGTGCGGGGTGTCGCGGGGACGTGGCGTGACCTCACCGACAACGTGAACTTCATGGCGTCCAACCTCACCTCGCAGGTGCGCAACATCTCGCAGGTCGCGACGGCGGTGGCCAAGGGCGACCTGTCGCAGAAGATCACGGTGGCGGCGCAGGGCGAGATCCTGGAGCTCAAGGACGTCGTCAACACGATGGTCGACCAGCTGAGCAGCTTCGCCGACGAGGTGACGCGTGTCGCCCGCGAGGTCGGCACCGAGGGCAAGCTCGGCGGTCAGGCGCAGGTGCGGGGTGTCGCGGGGACGTGGCGTGACCTCACCGACAACGTGAACTTCATGGCGTCCAACCTCACCTCGCAGGTCCGCAACATCGCTCAGGTGACGACCGCCGTGGCGCAGGGCGATCTGAGCCAGAAGATCACCGTCGACGCCTACGGCGAGATCCTGGAGCTGAAGTCCACCGTCAACACGATGGTCGACCAGCTGAGCAGCTTCGCCGACGAGGTGACGCGTGTCGCCCGCGAGGTCGGCACCGAGGGCAAGCTCGGCGGCCAGGCGCAGGTGCGCGGCGTCTCCGGCACCTGGCGCGACCTCACCGAGAACGTCAACCAGCTCGCCTCCACCCTCACCACCCAGCTTCGCGCCATCGCCGAGGTCTCCACCGCCGTGACCCGCGGCGACCTGACCCAGCGCATCGACGTCGGTGCGCTCGGCGAGGTCGCCGAGCTCAAGGACAACATCAACCAGATGATCGTCACGCTGGGGACGACGACCCGTAAGAACGCCGAGCAGGGCTGGCTCGACTCCAACATCGCGCGGACGAGCGGCCTGCTCCAGGGGCAGCGCGACCTCAGCGAGGTCTGCAAAATGATCATCTCGGAGGTGGCGCCGCTGATCGACGCGCAGGTCGGCGCGTTCTTCCTGCATGAGGAGCCGGTCGGTGCCACGCAGATCGCCCGGGTCCGCCGAGCGGCCTCCTACGGCCTCACCGACCACGAGGGCGATGTCTCCTTCGCGCTCGGCAGCGGCCTGGTCGGCCAGGCCGGAGCCGATCTGCGCAACATCCGGGTCGCGGGCTCGCACACCGGGCTCACCGTGCAGTCCGGCACCGCGACGATGATCGCCAACGATCTCATCATCCTGCCGGTCATCTTCGAGGGCCGGCTGCTCGGCGTCATCGAGTTCGCCACCGTGTCCGGCTTCTCCGAGCTGCACGTCGACTTCCTCGACCGGCTCGTCAGCACCATCGGCGTCGCGCTCAACACGATCCTCGCCAACCGGCGGACCGAGGAGCTCCTCGACCAGTCCCAGCGCCTCGCGCACGAGCTGCGCGAGCAGTCGGCCGAGCTCCAGCGCGCCAACAACGAGCTGGAGGAGAAGGCGTCGCTGCTCTCCGAGCAGAACCGCAACGTCGAGATCAAGAACCGGGAGATCGAGCTCGCCCGGACCGGTCTGGAGGAGAAGGCGCAGCAGCTCACGGCCGCGTCCCGCTACAAGTCCGAGTTCCTGGCGAACATGAGCCACGAGTTGCGTACGCCGCTGAACTCCCTGCTGCTCCTCGCCCGCCTGCTCGCCGACAACACCGAGGCCAACCTCACCGCGAAGCAGATCGAGTTCGCCCGCACCATCCACAACGCCGGGTCCGACCTGATGGCCCTGATCGACGACATCCTCGACCTGTCCAAGATCGAGGCCGGCCGGATGGACGTCGAGCTCGGCGAGGTCTCCTTCCAGGAGATCAGCGACTATGTGGAGCGCGCCTTCCGGCCGCAGGCCGAGGAGAAGAACCTGCTGCTGCACCTGAGCATCGCCGACGAGCTGCCCGCCTCGATGCTCACCGACGCCCAGCGCCTCCAGCAGATCCTGCGCAACCTGATGGCCAACGCGGTGAAGTTCACCGATGTCGGCTCGGTCAGCCTCGACATCCGGCTCGCACCGCCCGGCACCCACTTCGAGGACCCGGCGCTGCGCCAGGCCGGCCACGTCGTGATGTTCTCCGTGCACGACAGCGGCATCGGCATCTCGGCCGGCAAGCTCGCCCTGATCTTCGACGAGTTCAAGCAGGCGGACGGCACGACGAGCCGGAAATACGGCGGTACGGGGCTCGGATTGTCGATCAGCCGCGAGCTGGCCCGGCTCCTCGGCGGCAGCATCACCGTCGCCTCCACCCCCGGCGAGGGCTCGGTCTTCACGCTCTACCTGCCGGGGATGCTCACCAACGATCCGGCCACGGCGCAGTCGACGCCGATCCTCGCCGCCCGGCCGGACAACCCCGCTCCCGTCTCGCCGGCCCGGCAGCCGATCGTCGGGCGGGTCACCGCCGGGCTGCAGTCGGTCAACGGCGCCCGGCTCGACGGTGCGAAGGTCCTCATCGTCGACGACGACGTGCGCAACGTCTTCGCCCTGACCAGCGCCCTGGAGCTGCACGGGCTGCGGGTGCTCTACGCCGACAACGGCACCGACGGCGTACGCCTGCTCGCCGAGAACCCGGACATCGACATCGTCCTGATGGACGCGATGATGCCGGAGCAGGACGGGTACGAGACCACCCGCATCATCCGCCGTAACCCGCACCTCGCCGACCTGCCGGTGATCTTCCTGACCGCCAAGGCGATGCCCGGCGACCGGGACACCGCGGTGGCGGC
- a CDS encoding STAS domain-containing protein, whose amino-acid sequence MSTHVDHDGTVRLTLDGEIDLQVKDELDTTLNDVLASDSPGVLIDVTAVTFLDSSGIGTLVRGYRQAEIADKGFRITGAQGMVLRVLQVTGVAELLAAGPAAARSADAS is encoded by the coding sequence ATGTCGACCCACGTCGACCACGACGGCACCGTGCGCCTGACGCTCGACGGCGAGATAGATCTGCAGGTCAAGGACGAGCTCGACACCACGCTCAACGACGTGCTCGCGTCCGACTCCCCCGGAGTCCTGATCGACGTGACGGCCGTCACCTTCCTCGACTCCTCGGGCATCGGCACACTGGTCCGGGGATACCGGCAGGCGGAGATCGCCGACAAGGGGTTCCGGATCACCGGCGCCCAGGGCATGGTGCTCCGCGTCCTGCAGGTGACCGGCGTCGCGGAGCTGCTCGCCGCCGGTCCGGCGGCCGCACGGTCCGCCGACGCTTCCTGA